The genomic window CCGAGCTCTACGGCGGCCGTCCCGGCACGCTCGGCATGTTCCGCCTGCTGCGCGACGTGCTGGCCCATCTTGCCGTCACCGGCTCGATCGCCGTCGGCGATAGCCTCGTCCAGCAGGTGCTCGGCCACGGGCTCGCCTCCAAGCTCTCGGCCCGACTCGGCGAAGGCGTCATCAACGGCCTGATGACCGCCCGCATCGGAATCGCGGCGATGGATCTCTGCCGTCCGCTCACCTTCCGTGCCCTGAAACGACCGGGAATCGGTGATTTCATCGGCGATCTCACGCCCTCTATGTCACCGCGCGGCAACAATCCTTAAACGACGGAGTTTTCGCCTTCCCTAGCGGGAGGCAGGAGAAATTCCAGCAGATTCAAAGCTGTAGTGGCACATTATTAAAATACACGCCGCTTGAAAGCTTCGTATCGCCTCGTATTCGGGCAGGATCGAAAGGAAGGATTAACCATTATTCGGCAAAACTTACGTCCAATTCGTGAGTGGTGTTTGCCAAGGAAAATCCATGTATTCGCGCAAGTTTCTCTTCGTATGCGGCTTGGCCGCCGCGGCATTGTCTCCCGTCGCAGATGTCGCTCCGGCAGCCACCGCTGCGACCCGTGACAAGGCCTTCTTCGAATCCGTCACCGGCTCCTGGAAAGGCCCGGGCGAAATCGTCGCCGGCAAATACAAGGGTACGAAGTTCACCTGCAACCTGATCGGTGAGCCTACAGGCGACGATACCGCCGGCATCAAGCTCGACGGCACCTGCCGCGTCGGAGTCTTCAAGCAGCCGATGACCGCGGTCATCTCGCAGTCCGGATCCACCTACAAGGGCAAGTTCCTTGATGGCGCCGCCGGCAAGGGCCTCGACGTGGTCTCCGGCGCCGTCACCGAGGATACCGTCGTCGTCGGCATCAATCGCGCCAAGCTGAATGGCGCAATGATCGCCCGCATACGCGACGACAAGACGATGAACGTCACGGTCTCGGTCAAGGTCGAAAGCCAGATGATTCCCGTTATCGGCCTGACATTGACCCGCCAGGTCGACGAAATGGCCGTCGGCTCCATAGAGTAGTCGCTGACTCCCCTGGATTTTCCTGAAGCGGCGGGTCTCCCGCCGTTTTCCGTTTCAACCCCTGAGCCACCAATCGCAACTCTCGTCCGCAATTTCGATGCCCGTCACGTCGGCATCATCAAGCCAGTCGCCGACCGTCCTGCCCCTGACGACGAGACCGGCGGCGATATCGGCAAGCGGCATCAGCACGAAACCGCGATCGGTCATGCGGGGATGCGGCAATTCCAGCCGCGGCGCATCCTGAACGACGTCGCCATAGGTCAGCACGTCGATATCGAGCGTGCGGGGCCCCCAGCGCTCGATGCGCTCACGTTTCATCTCGCGCTCGATCGACAGGCAGACATCGAGCAATGCCTCCGGATCGAGCCGGGTTTCGACGGCGGCACAGGCGTTGAAGAAGAACGACTGATCGGTCTTGCCCCAGGGCGGCGTGCGATAGAGCCGCGAGACGGCCGAGACGCGGCAGTCATTCCGCGCGTCCAGCCTTTGCAGCGCAGCCGCCATCGCTTGCACGGGATCGCCGATATTGCCGCCGAGGCCGAGGGTTGCCGATTGAAAAGCGGCCTCAGGCAAAGTGCTCAACGCTCACCTGCACGAAATCAAGCACGCCGGGCACTGGCGCATTCGGCTTGCGCACCGTGATCTTGGCTCTGCGGACCTGCGGGAACGTCTGGCAGAGGCCCTTGGCGATATCGAGCGCCAAGGCCTCGATCAGATAGCGCCGCTTGCCCGTGACGATTTCCTCGATCACGGTAAAGGCGATGCCGTAATTGACGGTATCGTTGATCGAATCGCTTTCCAGCGCCTCGCCCGCGACCACATCGAGTTCGGCATCGACAAAGAAGCGCTGGCCGAGAAATTCCTCCTCGTCATGCACGCCATGGCGCGCGAAGAAGGCGCAGTTTTGCAGCGTGATCGTGTAGGTGGTCATGTCGGCCGCTTCCTCTCGAATTCCTGGCGCGCATTCAGCATAGCATCGGCGATATCAAGCGCATCCCTGTTGATTGCGACATTGTGCACGCGGAAAACCGCAGCTCCCTGAAGCCTGAGCAGCGCGCTCGATGCAGCCGTCGCCGCGTCCCGGTCCGGCGCCTCGCGCCCCGTCACCGTGCCGAGGAAGCGCTTGCGCGACGTGCCGGCCAGCAGCGGCAGGCCGAAGCGGGAAAGTTCCGAAAACCGCGCCATCAGCTCCAGGTTCTCCTCCGCCGTCTCCTTGGCGAAGCCGAAGCCCGGATCGAGTACGATGCGGTCGCTGTTGACACCTGAGGCGGCGGCGATTGCAAGCGATTGTCTGAGAAAATGCACCTGGTCGGCGATCACATCGGGAAGTTTCGCCCTGTTACGGCCGGTATGCATGATGCAGAGCCCGGCCCCGGTCGCCGCAGCGATATTGGCGATATCGGGCTCCTTCTGAAGCCCGAACACATCGTTGACGATATGGGCGCCGGCGCTGACCGCAAGCCGCGCGGTCTCTGCGCGATAGGTATCGATGGAGATCAGCGCCTCGGTGCGCCCACGCAGCGCCTCGATGACGGGCAGCACGCGCGCCTGTTCCTCGGAAGGGCTGACCGATGCAGCGCCCGGCCGGGTCGATTCGCCGCCAATGTCGATAATCGCGGCACCCTCGCTCGCCGCCCGCAGCGCATGCTCGACGACCGCATCGACGGTTTCGAAGCGTCCGCCGTCCGAAAAGGAGTCCGGCGTCACATTGATGATCGCCATGATCGTCGAACGACGGCCGAGTTCGATCTCACGGCCATGGGCGACGCGCCATAAAATGCCTTCGAGCCCTGTCACCAGACTTATCCCATTGATGACGAAAAAACCGTCATCCGATATTGCGCTTGCGGTGGCTATGCCCCAAGCTCCCGTCGATTTCAACACGGGTTGCGTTCAGAATGCCACTTGCAGTGCGTAATATGGTCCTTCCCATGGTCTTTTCCATTGGTCTTTCCGTCTGCGGCCCGGCCGCGGCCGAAGTGATCGCATCGAAAAGCTATTCCTATTTCGACATTCGCGGCAACACCGCGGATGAGCTGGACCGCGAACTCAGCCGGCGTGGTCCGACCTCCAGCGGCTCCTCGGCCCGCCATCCCGGCGCGACCAAGATCCGCTTCGGCGGCGAAGCCACCTATATCCAGGATGCCGGGCGCTGCCGCGTCGGCAACGTCAAGGTTACCGTCCACACTCAGATCATCCTGCCGCGCTGGAGCAGCCGCAAGGGCGCGAGCAAGGAGCTGTCGTTGATCTGGGATGCACTGTCGAGCGATATCAAGCGCCATGAGGAGCACCATGCCGAGATCGCCCGCAATCAGGCCCGTGCCATGGAGCGCGCCATCCGCGCCCTGCCGCCGCAGCGCAGCTGTGAAGCGATGCAGGAGCTCGTTTCCAACGAATCAGCTCGCGGTATAGACGAGCACGACCAGTTGCAGGCGCAGTTCGACCGGGTCGAGGCCGTCAATTTTCAGAGGCGTATGCTGAGGTTGCTGAAAAATCGAATCAACGGTCGGACCGGCGCAAAGTAAGGCTTTTTCAAGCGGACTGCGAGCAGAGAAGCTTAGCTGCACAATGAAACCTGTGCGAAACTTGTGTGCTCCCCAGCGAATTAATGGTCATTTTTCATTCTGGCAGACTCAACCGGAACGCGTTAATATGAACACATTCGAAAGTTCAGGTACGGCATCTGCACTTTCATCGCTGGGTTCTCCTGGCGCGTTCCGAAGCCGCGGATGTTCCTCCCTCATCCGTTGGTAATGCGCCCGCCTCGCCTCGCTCGCACCAGCGCGCGAGGCGTCTTTTTTGTGCCATTGGGGTTTTGGTCGGCGATCGCCGTCGAGCGCGGCGCGCGTCAGGCCTGTCGTTCAGGCACGTGCACCACGAGCCCGTCATAAACGGCCTTCATGCGGATCTGGCAGGATAGCCGCGAGGTCGGGCGCACGTCGAACGCGAAGTCGAGCATGTCCTCTTCCATCGCTTCCGGCTGGCCGACCTTCTCCGTCCATTCCTCGTCGACATAGACGTGACAGGTCGCGCAGGCGCAGGCGCCGCCGCATTCGGCTTCGATGCCGGGCACCGAATTGCGCACGGCGTTTTCCATCACGGTGGAGCCTTGGTCGACGTCGAGGTCGAAGCGCGTGCCGTCGAAGGCGACGATGGTAAGTTTGGGCATCAGGATTATTCCGGTCTTCAAGTGGGTCGGCGGATTTTCTTCCGATAATTCGACGCGTCAGTCAACATCGGGAAATCGGTCATAGCCTCGCAGATCGGGCCTTTGCCCGCCGTCTTCAAAGCGTCATATCGAACGTCGCAAAAAGACCCGTGGTTTCGCAATGAAACAACGGGCCTCGTGAAACGGTACATGGAAGCAGCTCAGCCGCGGCAGAGCTTCAGGATGAAATTCTCGGCGTCGATGACGGCGGCGCCAAGCGCTGCCATCGTGCCGGCATCGGTGCCGTTCTCCTCGATGGCTTCCGCCGTC from Rhizobium sp. Pop5 includes these protein-coding regions:
- a CDS encoding DUF922 domain-containing Zn-dependent protease, coding for MPLAVRNMVLPMVFSIGLSVCGPAAAEVIASKSYSYFDIRGNTADELDRELSRRGPTSSGSSARHPGATKIRFGGEATYIQDAGRCRVGNVKVTVHTQIILPRWSSRKGASKELSLIWDALSSDIKRHEEHHAEIARNQARAMERAIRALPPQRSCEAMQELVSNESARGIDEHDQLQAQFDRVEAVNFQRRMLRLLKNRINGRTGAK
- the folB gene encoding dihydroneopterin aldolase yields the protein MTTYTITLQNCAFFARHGVHDEEEFLGQRFFVDAELDVVAGEALESDSINDTVNYGIAFTVIEEIVTGKRRYLIEALALDIAKGLCQTFPQVRRAKITVRKPNAPVPGVLDFVQVSVEHFA
- a CDS encoding 2Fe-2S iron-sulfur cluster-binding protein, translated to MPKLTIVAFDGTRFDLDVDQGSTVMENAVRNSVPGIEAECGGACACATCHVYVDEEWTEKVGQPEAMEEDMLDFAFDVRPTSRLSCQIRMKAVYDGLVVHVPERQA
- the folP gene encoding dihydropteroate synthase, which translates into the protein MTGLEGILWRVAHGREIELGRRSTIMAIINVTPDSFSDGGRFETVDAVVEHALRAASEGAAIIDIGGESTRPGAASVSPSEEQARVLPVIEALRGRTEALISIDTYRAETARLAVSAGAHIVNDVFGLQKEPDIANIAAATGAGLCIMHTGRNRAKLPDVIADQVHFLRQSLAIAAASGVNSDRIVLDPGFGFAKETAEENLELMARFSELSRFGLPLLAGTSRKRFLGTVTGREAPDRDAATAASSALLRLQGAAVFRVHNVAINRDALDIADAMLNARQEFERKRPT
- the folK gene encoding 2-amino-4-hydroxy-6-hydroxymethyldihydropteridine diphosphokinase, with translation MPEAAFQSATLGLGGNIGDPVQAMAAALQRLDARNDCRVSAVSRLYRTPPWGKTDQSFFFNACAAVETRLDPEALLDVCLSIEREMKRERIERWGPRTLDIDVLTYGDVVQDAPRLELPHPRMTDRGFVLMPLADIAAGLVVRGRTVGDWLDDADVTGIEIADESCDWWLRG